From one bacterium Scap17 genomic stretch:
- a CDS encoding NAD(P)/FAD-dependent oxidoreductase, whose amino-acid sequence MSQSTPQTPPVSDSATTPCDNLGADSATEATRAANHRLAPNAHKVVIIGGGAGGIAVAASLLKRQPGMDIAIVEPAEQHSYQPGWTMVGGGIFTPEFTRKPMHSVMPKGVHWYRDTATAIDAEAHEVTLGNGNGHRLRYERLVIAIGLELDWGAIDGLEETLGENGVTSNYRYDLAPYTWQLVRTLKGGKALFTQPPMPIKCAGAPQKAMYLACDHWQRENVLSQLEVSFHNAGGVMFGVPAYVPALEEAVAGYGIDVRFQQRLVAVDGETQTARFEVPAAEEGGEPQIVEQSFDMLHVVPPQKAPALIAESGLANAAGWLDLEPETLQHMRHPVIFGLGDVSGTSNAKTAAAVRKQSPVVVENLLATLAGGALTAGYRGYGSCPLTVENGRIVLAEFGYGGELQPTFPKWVNDGTRPTRLAWQLKARGLPFIYWNLMLKGHEWLARPASRDV is encoded by the coding sequence ATGAGCCAGAGCACGCCACAGACCCCGCCAGTTTCGGATTCTGCAACGACGCCTTGTGACAATCTGGGGGCTGATTCGGCCACTGAAGCGACTCGCGCCGCCAATCACCGCCTGGCACCCAACGCCCACAAGGTGGTGATCATCGGTGGCGGGGCCGGCGGTATCGCGGTGGCGGCCAGTCTGCTCAAGCGTCAGCCGGGCATGGACATCGCCATCGTCGAACCCGCTGAGCAGCACAGCTATCAGCCGGGCTGGACGATGGTCGGTGGCGGCATCTTCACGCCGGAATTCACGCGCAAGCCGATGCACTCGGTGATGCCCAAGGGCGTGCACTGGTATCGCGATACGGCCACCGCCATCGATGCCGAGGCGCACGAAGTCACGCTTGGCAATGGCAATGGCCATCGCCTGCGCTACGAGCGTCTGGTGATCGCCATCGGTCTTGAGCTGGACTGGGGCGCTATCGACGGGCTGGAGGAGACGCTGGGCGAAAATGGCGTCACCTCCAACTATCGCTATGATCTCGCGCCCTATACCTGGCAGCTGGTGCGGACCCTCAAGGGCGGCAAGGCGCTGTTCACCCAGCCGCCGATGCCCATCAAGTGCGCCGGTGCGCCGCAGAAGGCGATGTATCTGGCCTGCGATCACTGGCAGCGTGAGAACGTGCTGTCGCAGCTCGAGGTCAGCTTCCATAACGCCGGCGGCGTGATGTTCGGCGTGCCGGCCTACGTGCCGGCGCTGGAAGAGGCGGTCGCGGGCTATGGCATCGATGTCAGGTTCCAACAGCGCCTGGTCGCGGTGGATGGCGAGACGCAGACGGCACGCTTTGAGGTACCGGCAGCTGAGGAGGGCGGCGAGCCGCAGATCGTCGAGCAGTCCTTCGACATGCTGCATGTGGTGCCGCCGCAGAAGGCACCGGCGTTGATCGCCGAGTCAGGGCTGGCCAACGCTGCTGGTTGGCTGGATCTCGAGCCCGAGACCCTACAGCACATGCGCCATCCCGTTATCTTCGGGCTGGGCGATGTCAGTGGCACATCGAATGCCAAGACTGCCGCGGCGGTGCGAAAGCAGTCCCCCGTAGTGGTCGAGAACCTGCTGGCCACGCTGGCAGGTGGCGCGCTCACCGCAGGCTATCGGGGCTATGGCTCCTGCCCGCTGACGGTGGAGAACGGCCGCATCGTGTTGGCGGAATTCGGCTACGGCGGCGAACTGCAGCCGACCTTCCCCAAGTGGGTCAATGACGGCACGCGCCCGACACGCCTGGCCTGGCAGCTCAAGGCGCGGGGGCTGCCGTTCATCTACTGGAACCTGATGCTCAAGGGCCATGAATGGCTGGCGCGTCCGGCGTCACGCGATGTCTGA
- a CDS encoding 5-guanidino-2-oxopentanoate decarboxylase, translated as MTCAELLIRLLRDTYGVDTVFGIPGVHTVELYRGLEPDADPAARSIRHVTPRHEQGAGFMADGYARSTGKPGVCFIITGPGMTNITTAMGQALADSIPMLVISSVNRTDTLGRGQGRLHELPSQQQLVSGVARFSHTLLDPAALPEVLARAFALFEGARPGPVHIEIPIDLFNAEIPPPAGRTTYDFTRPRIGRLAPDPALLAEAVSLLQGAERPLVLLGGGCVAAPQAARQLVEALDAPTVTTINAKGLLGSAHPLDLGANAALPAVRELARDADVVLAIGTELGETDYDVVFDDGFVIGGQLIRVDIDPEQLARNQQATLAIVADAGLALETLAARVADDLGETYDKTADAKAGKTRGAQTTAATLEALALPTDPAFAPYVPLFDTLQQALPEAIWVGDSCATVYAANHLLSQPAPRRYFNASTGYGTLGYGLPAAMGATLGRPDLPVIALVGDGGIMFTLSELACAVEEQLPVVIVLWHNQGYEEIRRFMDNAAVTRLGVDIKAPDFQLLAQGFGCAAVAIDSPSELATAISERDASAPLLVEIDAAAWQRSIAG; from the coding sequence ATGACCTGTGCTGAACTCCTCATCCGACTGCTGCGTGACACCTACGGCGTCGACACCGTCTTCGGTATTCCCGGCGTGCATACCGTCGAGCTCTACCGTGGCCTGGAGCCGGATGCCGACCCCGCCGCGCGCAGCATTCGCCACGTCACCCCGCGCCATGAACAAGGCGCCGGCTTCATGGCCGATGGCTATGCCCGCAGCACCGGCAAGCCCGGTGTGTGCTTCATCATCACCGGCCCGGGGATGACCAACATCACCACCGCGATGGGCCAGGCGCTGGCCGACTCCATCCCGATGCTGGTGATCTCCAGCGTCAATCGCACCGACACCCTCGGCCGTGGCCAGGGGCGTCTGCACGAGCTGCCCAGCCAGCAGCAGCTGGTGTCGGGCGTGGCGCGCTTCAGCCACACCCTGCTCGACCCGGCCGCGCTGCCGGAAGTGCTGGCCCGCGCCTTCGCACTGTTCGAGGGTGCCCGCCCCGGCCCCGTGCATATCGAGATTCCCATCGACCTGTTCAATGCCGAGATCCCCCCGCCCGCCGGTCGCACCACGTATGATTTCACGCGCCCGCGCATCGGCCGCCTCGCGCCGGACCCGGCCCTGCTCGCTGAGGCCGTGAGCCTGCTGCAGGGCGCCGAGCGGCCATTGGTGCTGCTGGGCGGTGGCTGTGTCGCCGCGCCCCAAGCGGCCCGCCAGCTGGTGGAGGCGCTGGATGCCCCCACCGTCACCACCATCAATGCCAAGGGTCTGCTGGGCAGCGCCCACCCGTTGGATCTCGGCGCCAATGCCGCGCTGCCTGCGGTACGCGAACTGGCGCGCGACGCCGATGTGGTGCTGGCGATCGGTACCGAGCTTGGCGAGACCGACTACGACGTGGTGTTCGATGATGGCTTCGTGATCGGTGGTCAGCTGATCCGCGTCGATATCGACCCCGAACAGCTGGCGCGCAACCAGCAGGCGACGCTCGCCATCGTCGCCGACGCCGGCCTGGCACTGGAGACCCTTGCCGCGCGTGTTGCTGATGACCTGGGCGAAACCTATGACAAGACGGCTGACGCAAAGGCAGGCAAGACACGCGGCGCGCAGACCACCGCCGCGACGCTTGAAGCCCTCGCGTTGCCGACCGATCCGGCCTTCGCGCCCTACGTGCCGCTGTTCGACACCCTCCAGCAAGCGCTGCCGGAGGCGATCTGGGTGGGCGATTCCTGCGCGACCGTCTACGCCGCCAATCATCTGCTCAGCCAGCCGGCGCCACGCCGTTACTTCAATGCCTCCACCGGCTACGGCACGCTCGGCTACGGCCTGCCCGCCGCGATGGGCGCGACCCTGGGCCGCCCGGACCTGCCGGTGATCGCGCTGGTCGGCGATGGCGGCATCATGTTCACGCTGTCCGAACTCGCCTGCGCAGTGGAAGAACAGCTGCCGGTGGTGATCGTGCTGTGGCACAACCAAGGCTATGAAGAGATCCGCCGCTTCATGGACAACGCCGCCGTCACGCGTCTGGGCGTCGACATCAAGGCCCCCGACTTCCAGCTGCTCGCCCAGGGCTTCGGCTGCGCCGCCGTGGCGATCGACTCCCCCAGTGAGCTGGCGACCGCGATCAGCGAGCGCGACGCAAGCGCCCCGCTGCTGGTGGAAATTGATGCGGCGGCGTGGCAGCGCTCAATCGCCGGCTGA
- the sulP gene encoding sulfate permease — protein MSEPVREAKGTPLARWLPLAGWLAHYDRHSLGRDLLAAVIVSVMLVPQALAYALLAGLPAQVGLYASMLPLVLYALFGTSSTLAVGPVAIISLMTASAIAGMSGAGGAALSTPEMLAAALLLAFLSGAMLIAMGLLRLGVLVNFISHPVISGFMTASGILIIASQLGPITGLSLSGGNLIAMGESLSAGGQGLHWPTLVIGVGCLTGLILARRHLKQILMALGMRASAAGMLCKTTPIIAVIVSSLLAWGLSGPLEQGKSGMALIGAVPGGLPDLSLPSFVSHDWSGLLLSALLISVVGFVESLALAQSLAARRRQRIDPDKELIALGVSNMGAGVSGGMPISGGLSRSVVNFDAGAATPLAGAFTAIGILLASLWLTDWLAWLPRATLAAIIIVATTSLIDIAAIKRTFRYSKGDGAALMVTLIITLAHGVESGIIVGIVVSLGLYLKRTSQPHSALVGRVPGSEHFRNVERHEVETDPELAILRIDESLYFANARYLEDTVLALMAERPSLKHLVLACQAVNLIDASALESLEVINERLSAAGVKLHLSEVKGPVMDRLKCSELPANLGGDIYLSTFDAWQALSIHGSHCGQSCARDGISQTAAVG, from the coding sequence ATGTCTGAGCCGGTCCGAGAGGCAAAGGGGACGCCGCTTGCCCGCTGGCTGCCGCTGGCGGGTTGGCTTGCCCACTATGACCGCCACAGTCTCGGGCGTGACCTGCTGGCGGCGGTGATCGTCAGCGTCATGCTGGTGCCTCAGGCGCTGGCCTATGCGCTGCTGGCGGGGCTGCCGGCGCAGGTCGGCCTCTACGCCAGCATGCTGCCGCTGGTGCTGTATGCGCTGTTCGGCACCAGCAGCACCCTGGCGGTGGGGCCGGTGGCGATCATCTCGCTGATGACGGCCTCGGCGATCGCGGGCATGAGCGGCGCCGGTGGTGCGGCGCTCTCCACGCCCGAGATGCTGGCCGCCGCGCTGCTGCTGGCCTTTCTCTCCGGCGCGATGCTGATCGCCATGGGGCTGTTGCGCCTGGGAGTGCTGGTGAATTTCATCAGCCACCCGGTGATCTCGGGCTTCATGACCGCCTCGGGCATTCTGATCATCGCCAGTCAGCTCGGCCCCATCACCGGCCTGAGCCTCAGCGGCGGCAATCTGATCGCGATGGGCGAATCGCTGTCGGCAGGCGGGCAAGGGCTGCACTGGCCGACACTCGTCATCGGGGTGGGCTGCCTGACGGGGCTGATTCTGGCACGCCGACATCTCAAGCAGATCCTGATGGCCCTCGGGATGCGCGCGAGCGCGGCGGGCATGCTGTGCAAGACCACGCCGATCATCGCCGTCATCGTCTCCAGCCTGCTGGCCTGGGGCCTGAGTGGTCCTCTTGAGCAGGGCAAGAGCGGCATGGCGCTGATCGGTGCCGTGCCCGGCGGGCTGCCCGACCTCAGCCTGCCGTCCTTCGTCAGCCATGACTGGTCGGGCCTTCTGCTCTCGGCACTCTTGATCAGCGTGGTCGGCTTCGTCGAATCGCTGGCGCTGGCCCAGAGTCTCGCCGCGCGGCGCCGTCAGCGCATCGACCCCGACAAGGAACTGATCGCGCTGGGCGTCTCCAACATGGGCGCAGGCGTCAGCGGTGGCATGCCGATCTCGGGCGGGCTGTCGCGCTCAGTCGTCAACTTCGATGCCGGCGCCGCCACGCCCTTGGCGGGGGCCTTTACCGCCATCGGCATTCTGCTCGCCAGCCTGTGGCTGACTGACTGGTTGGCCTGGCTGCCGCGCGCGACGCTGGCGGCGATCATCATCGTCGCCACCACCAGCCTGATCGATATCGCGGCGATCAAACGCACCTTCCGCTATTCGAAGGGTGACGGTGCGGCGCTGATGGTCACGTTGATCATCACTCTCGCGCATGGGGTGGAGAGCGGCATCATCGTCGGCATCGTCGTATCGCTGGGGCTCTATCTCAAGCGCACCAGCCAGCCGCACAGTGCGCTGGTCGGGCGTGTGCCGGGCAGCGAGCACTTTCGCAATGTCGAGCGCCATGAGGTGGAGACCGACCCCGAACTGGCGATTCTGCGCATCGACGAGAGTCTGTATTTCGCCAATGCACGCTATCTGGAAGACACCGTGCTGGCGCTGATGGCCGAACGCCCCTCGCTCAAGCATCTGGTGCTGGCTTGTCAGGCGGTCAACCTGATCGATGCCTCGGCGCTGGAAAGCCTGGAAGTCATCAATGAACGCCTGAGCGCCGCTGGCGTGAAACTGCATCTGAGTGAAGTGAAGGGCCCGGTGATGGACCGCCTCAAGTGTTCGGAGCTGCCAGCGAATCTCGGTGGCGACATCTATCTCAGCACCTTCGATGCCTGGCAGGCGCTGAGCATTCACGGCAGCCACTGCGGCCAGTCATGTGCGCGGGACGGCATCAGCCAGACGGCGGCGGTCGGCTGA
- a CDS encoding aldehyde dehydrogenase family protein: MHKLDHQFINNEWVKSHGERRLAVTNPFEETVIAEVTAGDARDVQAAVAAAADAFEDWQALSGGERAVYLEAFAEALTSRREALVEMSCRNNGKIRAEAEIDLDDAIGCYRYYAAQARALDARQGVEVAHDVEGYAAHTYHEPAGVVGLITPWNFPLVTSAWKVAPALAAGCTLVIKPSEVTPLPEQVMAEIALEAGLPAGVFNLLHGDGEGIGAPLTRHPRIDKISFTGSNVVGEKVMQAAAGGTRGVSLELGGKSAILVLDDADVEEAADWVMAGIYFNAGQICSATSRLLVHEAIADELHTALASRIDALVLGDPLDAATQMGPMTSARQRDTVLNYLNVAREEGLTALRDGTHRSLPSKGYFVAPTLFTDVPVTSRLWREEVFGPVLCSRRVADEAEAIRLANDCDFGLVATVVSGDARRAQQVGRRLRAGVVWYNSEQLPLVQASWGGFKRSGIGRELGPWGLAGYLEVKHIIGPVLD; this comes from the coding sequence ATGCACAAGCTCGATCATCAGTTCATCAACAACGAGTGGGTCAAGTCCCACGGCGAGCGTCGTCTGGCGGTCACCAATCCCTTCGAGGAGACCGTCATCGCCGAGGTGACGGCAGGTGATGCGCGTGATGTACAGGCTGCCGTCGCGGCCGCCGCCGATGCCTTTGAAGACTGGCAGGCGTTGAGTGGCGGCGAGCGTGCGGTCTATCTGGAGGCCTTCGCCGAGGCGCTGACGTCACGTCGGGAAGCGCTGGTGGAGATGTCGTGTCGCAACAACGGCAAGATTCGCGCCGAGGCCGAGATCGATCTCGATGATGCCATCGGCTGCTACCGCTATTACGCCGCCCAGGCACGCGCGCTGGATGCGCGTCAGGGCGTGGAAGTCGCGCATGATGTCGAAGGCTATGCCGCGCACACCTATCACGAACCGGCAGGCGTGGTGGGACTGATCACGCCGTGGAACTTCCCGCTGGTCACCAGCGCCTGGAAGGTCGCGCCGGCGCTCGCCGCGGGCTGCACCCTCGTGATCAAGCCCTCTGAAGTGACGCCGCTGCCGGAGCAGGTGATGGCCGAAATCGCGCTGGAAGCCGGACTTCCGGCAGGCGTTTTCAACCTGCTGCACGGCGATGGCGAGGGCATCGGCGCACCGCTGACCCGTCATCCGCGCATCGACAAGATTTCCTTCACCGGCAGCAATGTGGTCGGCGAGAAGGTCATGCAGGCCGCGGCCGGCGGCACGCGCGGCGTGTCGCTTGAGCTTGGCGGCAAGTCTGCGATCCTCGTGCTCGACGATGCCGACGTCGAGGAGGCCGCCGATTGGGTGATGGCGGGCATCTACTTCAATGCCGGTCAGATCTGCTCTGCCACCTCGCGCCTGCTGGTGCACGAGGCCATCGCCGATGAGCTGCACACCGCACTGGCCAGCCGCATCGATGCGCTGGTGCTGGGTGACCCGCTGGATGCCGCGACCCAGATGGGCCCGATGACCAGCGCCCGCCAGCGCGATACCGTGCTCAATTATCTCAACGTGGCGCGCGAGGAAGGCCTGACGGCGCTGCGCGATGGCACCCATCGCAGCCTGCCGAGCAAGGGTTACTTCGTGGCGCCGACGCTTTTCACCGATGTGCCGGTGACAAGCCGTCTGTGGCGCGAGGAGGTCTTCGGGCCAGTGCTGTGCTCGCGCCGCGTCGCCGATGAGGCCGAGGCGATCCGCCTCGCCAATGACTGTGATTTCGGGCTGGTGGCCACGGTGGTCAGCGGTGATGCCAGGCGCGCCCAGCAGGTCGGCCGCCGTCTGCGTGCAGGCGTAGTGTGGTACAACAGCGAGCAGTTGCCGCTGGTACAGGCCAGCTGGGGTGGCTTCAAGCGCAGCGGCATCGGCCGTGAGCTGGGGCCGTGGGGCCTGGCGGGCTATCTGGAGGTCAAGCACATCATCGGCCCAGTACTTGACTGA